In the genome of Triticum urartu cultivar G1812 chromosome 5, Tu2.1, whole genome shotgun sequence, one region contains:
- the LOC125506246 gene encoding putative serpin-Z12, translated as MSPIGRFVLFLTLFAAWRLRSTLFAEAPPAPGVDSASAIGNASCVALAREAGVRAEGGTGRNFVISLLSIHAALAMVAAGARGDTLRELLGFLGSSSLDALHRAAATELVGRLNGIAQTSFASGVWVDRRWALRPEFTATIASRYNGTAESVDFVSGAEQARQRVNAFVADATNKQILEVLRPGSVNSGTAVVLANALYFKGAWTQPFDVSTAPFHIPGGTTVRVPSMTTSESQHIAVYPGFRALKLPYKNGVQQQAEFYMLILLPDRDTVSLADLYDKAVSTPEFFKTHTPTGKVPVGRFMVPKFKFTSEFEASSDMRKHGVTRAFESGGFSGMVTSGDKGLAITTVHHKATVEVDEVGTVAAAATAVVIGFGSAGPRAPQDLVDFVANRPFLFAVVEEGTDAVLFLGHVANPLAH; from the coding sequence ATGTCGCCCATCGGGAGGTTCGTGCTCTTCTTGACCCTGTTTGCTGCATGGCGCCTCCGCTCGACCTTGTTCGCCGAGGCGCCTCCAGCTCCTGGTGTCGACTCCGCGTCCGCGATCGGGAACGCATCGTGCGTGGCCCTTGCCAGGGAGGCCGGCGTCCGGGCGGAAGGTGGCACCGGGCGCAACTTCGTCATCTCGCTGCTGTCCATCCACGCGGCGCTCGCGATGGTGGCCGCCGGCGCGCGGGGCGACACGCTTAGAGAGCTCCTGGGGTTCCTTGGGTCGTCTTCGCTCGACGCGCTACACCGCGCGGCGGCGACCGAGCTCGTCGGCAGGCTCAACGGCATAGCGCAGACGTCCTTCGCCAGCGGCGTGTGGGTCGACCGGAGGTGGGCGCTAAGGCCAGAGTTCACGGCCACCATCGCGTCGCGGTACAACGGCACGGCGGAATCCGTGGACTTCGTGTCGGGGGCCGAGCAGGCGAGGCAGCGCGTGAACGCCTTCGTGGCGGACGCGACCAACAAGCAAATCCTCGAAGTCCTGCGTCCGGGCTCCGTCAACTCCGGCACGGCAGTCGTCCTCGCCAACGCGCTCTACTTCAAAGGGGCGTGGACTCAGCCGTTCGATGTCTCTACCGCGCCGTTCCACATCCCAGGCGGCACCACCGTGCGCGTGCCATCCATGACGACAAGCGAGTCACAGCACATCGCGGTCTACCCAGGCTTCAGGGCCCTCAAGCTGCCGTACAAGAACGGCGTGCAGCAGCAAGCTGAATTCTACATGCTTATCCTACTACCGGACAGGGACACTGTCAGTCTTGCCGATCTGTACGACAAGGCCGTGTCTACGCCGGAATTTTTCAAGACGCACACACCAACAGGGAAGGTTCCAGTCGGGCGGTTCATGGTCCCCAAGTTCAAGTTCACATCCGAGTTTGAAGCGTCATCCGACATGCGGAAGCATGGTGTCACTAGAGCTTTCGAAAGCGGCGGCTTCTCTGGCATGGTGACTAGCGGGGATAAGGGGCTTGCCATCACCACGGTGCACCATAAGGCCACTGTCGAGGTGGACGAGGTAGGCACGGTGGCCGCCGCTGCCACGGCCGTCGTAATCGGGTTTGGTAGTGCGGGTCCAAGGGCACCACAGGATCTGGTCGATTTTGTGGCGAATCGGCCTTTCTTATTTGCCGTGGTAGAGGAGGGGACAGACGCAGTGTTGTTTCTTGGTCATGTGGCTAATCCTCTAGCTCATTAA